The Saccharopolyspora gregorii genomic interval GTTCCGGATGCCGCGGCTGCTGGCCGGGCCGGACTCGACGACCGAGCTGGTGCAGAGCACCCCGGCCGACGTGGTGCTCAACGCGGTGGACGGCTCGCGCGGGCTGAAGCCGACCCTGGCCGCGCTGGAGACGGGCGCGACGCTGGCGCTGGCGAACAAGGAATCGCTGGTCGCGGGTGGCTCGCTGGTGCTGCGGGCGGCGAAGCCCGGCCAGATCGTGCCGGTGGACTCCGAGCACTCCGCGCTGGCGCAGTGCCTGGCGGGCGGCCGGGCCGACGAGGTGGACCGGCTGGTGCTGACCGCCTCGGGCGGGCCGTTCCGCGGCCGCAGCCGCGCGGAGCTGGAAGGCGTCACGCTGGAGCAGGCGCTCAAGCACCCGACCTGGGCGATGGGCACCGTCGTCACGATCAACTCGGCGACGCTGGTGAACAAGGGCCTGGAGCTGATCGAGGCGCGGCTGCTGTTCGACGTCGGCTACGACCGGATCGACGTGGTGGTGCACCCGCAGTCGATCGTGCACTCGATGGTCACCTTCGTGGACGGCTCGACGCTGGCGCAGGCCAGCCCGCCGAACATGCGGCTGCCGATCGCGCTCGGCCTGGACTGGCCGAACCGGATCGCGAAGGCCGCGCCGCCGCTGTCGTTCACCGAGGCGTCCTCGTGGACGTTCGAACCGCTCGACGACGAGGCGTTCCCCGCGGTCTCGCTGGCCCGGCACGCCGGTTCCACCGGCGGCTGCCTGCCCGCGATCTTCAACGCGGCGAACGAGGAGGCGCTGGCCGCGTTCGTCGGAGGGAACAGTGGTTTCACCGGCATCGTGCAGACTGTGGAGCGGACCCTCGCGGCGGCCGACCAGTGGCGCGGTGAACCGCAGGGCGTGGACGAGGTCTTCGCAGCAGAGGAGTGGGCCCGAGTGAAATCCCGCGAGCTCGTAGCGGCAGGGAAGGTGCAGTGATGCTGGTCATCGTCGGCATCGTCCTGTTCTTCGTCGGACTGCTGCTGTCCATCGCCTGGCATGAGCTCGGTCACCTGCTCACCGCGAAGATGTTCGGCGTCAAGGTCACCCAGTACATGGTCGGCTTCGGCCGGACCGTCTGGTCGCGCAAGACGGCGGAGACCGAGTACGGGGTGAAGCTGATCCCGTTCGGCGGCTTCATCCGCATGATCGGCATGTTCCCGCCGAAGCGGGACGAGGAGTACGGGCGCACCGCCTCCTCCGCGCCGTGGCGGGTGATGATCGAGGACGCCCGGGAGGCCGCGGCCGAGGAGGTCACCCCCGAGGACGCGCACCGGCAGTTCTACCAGCGCAAACCGTGGAAGCGGATCATCGTGATGGCCGCCGGGCCGATCATGAACCTGATCCTCGCGGTGCTCATCTTCGCCGGGATCCTGATGGGCTACGGCAAGGCCGAGCTCACCACCTCGGTCTCGTCGATCAGCGAGTGCGTGGTGTCCGCCGACGCGCAGGACAAGGGCACCTGCCCGCCGGGGGCGCCGCCGTCGCCCGCCGCGGCCGCCGGGTTCCGGCCCGGAGACAAGATCGTCGAGTTCGACGGCAAGCCCTACGGCTCGTGGACGGAGCTGCAGAAGGCCATCCGCGGCTCCGCCGGCTCGGTCCCGATCGTCGTGGAACGCGGTGACCAGCGCCTCACCCTGCACGCCGACCTGATCCAGGACAGGCGGCCCGCGCTGGACGACCCGAAGCGGACCGAGGTCGTCGGATTCCTCGGGCTCAGCCCGGACCAGGTCATGGTCCGCCAGGACGTCGGCGGCGTGGTCCGCACGATCGGCGGGTTCGTCAGCCTCACCGCGCAGAAGATCGTGGAGCTGCCGCAGCGGGTGCCGGACCTCATCTCGGCCATCGGCGGTCAGGAGCGGTCCGCGGATTCGCCGGTGGGCATCGTCGGCGCCAGCCGCATCGGCGGCGAGGTGCTGTCGATGGACCAGGTGTCGGTGGGCGCCCGGCTGATCACGATGCTGAACCTGCTGGCCGCGGTGAACCTCTCGCTGTTCGTGATGAACATGCTGCCGATCCTGCCGCTGGACGGCGGGCACATCGCCGGTGCGCTGTGGGAGTCGGTGCGCCGCGGCTTCGCGAAGCTGGTGCGCAGGCCGGACCCGGGCCCGTTCGACACGGCGCGGCTGATGCCGCTGGCCTACGGCGTGACGTTGATCTTCATCGCCTATTCGCTGCTGGTGCTCGTCGCCGACGTGGTGAACCCGGTGACGCTGATGTAGCGCTGCCGGGTGAACCGCCGGTGAACCCCGGGCGGCATCGCGCCGAGTGCCCTCCGTCGATCACGCCAGGTGATCAGTCCAGGGGTGAACCTTGCCCGTCCGGGGGAGTGGCTATCGGTATCGTGGTTCGGGG includes:
- the dxr gene encoding 1-deoxy-D-xylulose-5-phosphate reductoisomerase encodes the protein MDTATPASSARPESPVPASGQAGTAESNAARGTPRSVLILGSTGSIGTQALDVIRNDPGRFRVAGLAAGGSDPAALAAQALEFDVEAVAVAKGTAAEDVQLALYAEAQRLGYSRGGFRMPRLLAGPDSTTELVQSTPADVVLNAVDGSRGLKPTLAALETGATLALANKESLVAGGSLVLRAAKPGQIVPVDSEHSALAQCLAGGRADEVDRLVLTASGGPFRGRSRAELEGVTLEQALKHPTWAMGTVVTINSATLVNKGLELIEARLLFDVGYDRIDVVVHPQSIVHSMVTFVDGSTLAQASPPNMRLPIALGLDWPNRIAKAAPPLSFTEASSWTFEPLDDEAFPAVSLARHAGSTGGCLPAIFNAANEEALAAFVGGNSGFTGIVQTVERTLAAADQWRGEPQGVDEVFAAEEWARVKSRELVAAGKVQ
- a CDS encoding M50 family metallopeptidase; translation: MLVIVGIVLFFVGLLLSIAWHELGHLLTAKMFGVKVTQYMVGFGRTVWSRKTAETEYGVKLIPFGGFIRMIGMFPPKRDEEYGRTASSAPWRVMIEDAREAAAEEVTPEDAHRQFYQRKPWKRIIVMAAGPIMNLILAVLIFAGILMGYGKAELTTSVSSISECVVSADAQDKGTCPPGAPPSPAAAAGFRPGDKIVEFDGKPYGSWTELQKAIRGSAGSVPIVVERGDQRLTLHADLIQDRRPALDDPKRTEVVGFLGLSPDQVMVRQDVGGVVRTIGGFVSLTAQKIVELPQRVPDLISAIGGQERSADSPVGIVGASRIGGEVLSMDQVSVGARLITMLNLLAAVNLSLFVMNMLPILPLDGGHIAGALWESVRRGFAKLVRRPDPGPFDTARLMPLAYGVTLIFIAYSLLVLVADVVNPVTLM